The Streptomyces sp. A2-16 sequence CCGCGAAGCACGCGATCGCCGCCTCGTGCAGCTCGGGGTCCTTGAGACCGTGCCGGGCCGCGTCGATCCACAGCGGATTGTGCGGGGCGGGCAGGGACAGGGTGCGCTCGGTCAGCGGCTTCACCACGCGGTAGGCCGTCTCTGCGCTCTCCGGGTCGTCGAAGAGGGCCGCCGTCACGGCGAGCGGGACGATCCAGCCGTCCTCGCCGGACTGCGCGTCGATCATGCGCAGCTCCAGATGCCCACGCGGTCTGACCGGCGGGAACAGGGTCGAGACGTGGTAGTCGAGATCCTCCCGGGTCGGCGGCCTGGGCGCCCCCGACCTGGCCCACTCCCGGAAGGTGAGCCCCTCCGGGACGTCCCAGGGGCCGCTGTCGCGCCGTATGCACATCACCGGCGCGTCCAGGACGTGCCGGGCCCAGGCGGCCCGGGGGTCGGCGTCCAGGTCGGGCCCGCCGGCCCGGCCCTTGCCGATCTCCGTCCAGAGCAGCTGGCGGGTGGAGAGCCAGCCGGTGGGCTCGGAATCGGCCAGGGGGGAGTTGGCGAAGGCGGCCACCAGGACCGGGCCCAGCTGGTGGGCGAGCCACCATCGGCGCCCGAGACCGAGCGGGCCGGGCTCCTCGTGGCCCGCGTCGACGCACACCTGCACGGAGGCCGAGGTGCACATCATGGCGCGGCCGGCCGGGCCGGTGCGGTCGAGGCAGGTCTCCATGGCGTCGTAGCGCGGTTCCCGCAGGTATCTGCGCGGTGGATGCCAGGGATCGTGGCCCATGCCGACGATGCCGAGACCGTGCTCGGCGAGGGCCGCCCGGACGGCGGCGAGGTCGGCGGAAACGGTACCGATGCACTCCATCAGGGAGTCGGCGGGCTGCGAGCTCAGCTCCAGCTGACCGCCGGGTTCGACGGTGAGTGCCGACTTCAGGGGCACGGTCCGCAGGGCGGCGTAGGCCGCCGTGAGTCGCGCGGGTGTGACGGGGAGCCGCGGGCTGCGCAGCTCGTGGACGAGCCATTCCACTTCCACCCCGAGGCGACGGGGTGGGCCGGTCTTGAAGCAGATGCCGCGGACCAGGGCCTCGAGCTCTGCTTCCGGAAGCGATGTACGAGGCTTCGTACAGTCGCCCAGAGAGTCGGACATGTCGGGATCCTCCTGAGATTCCACCATGCCACCGGTCCGGGGATCAGGTGGGTCGGACCGGCAACGCTCGTCCCACCCAAGACCCTCGTACCGTTCCGCACAAGGGGGCACATCCGCGCATTAGGGTCCGTGGATCTCCGTTTCCCCTGGGTTTTCGAGGCGTTTCCCGGCTGTGTCCGGCGCCGGAAACTCTGTTGCACCGCATCACCACCATCGCTCACGATTCCTGCATGAGCACGACGGGGGAGACCGCGCGGCGTGCGGTCGTGGCGCTTACGGGGGTAGCGCCATGAGCGCGCGCCTGCGCGGGATCGCGCAGGAGACGGAACGGATCGTCGCGGCGGGGCGCTATCGCGCGCCGGACGGGCACGAGGTGTCCTTGGCCGCGGAGATCGAGGCGGCGCGAGCCGGGACCCGCCTGTACGGCCCGGGGCCCGTGGACGTCCCGGCCTTCACTCGCGTGGACACGCTCTTCGAGGTCACGGGGGAGAGCAGTCTCGAGGCGGCCCGTCGGCTCGGCGGCCGCGTGGCCGTGCTGAACTTCGCCTCGGCGCGCAATCCGGGGGGCGGCTATCTGAACGGCGCACAGGCCCAGGAGGAGGCCCTGTGCCGCGCGTCCGCGCTGTACACCTGCCAGCTGCGGGCCCGCGAGTTCTACGACCATCACCGGGCCCGTCGCGACCCGTTCTACACGGACCGGGTCATCCACTCACCGGCGGTTCCCGTCTTCCGGGACGACCGCGGCGATCTGCTGGACTCGGCCCACCTCGTGGGCTTCCTGACCTCCGCCGCGCCGAACGCGGGCGTGGTGCGGCGCACGGCACCCGAGCGGGTCGCCGAGCTGCCGGGCGCCCTCGCCACGCGCGCCGAGCGGGTGCTGTCGGTCGCGGTGGCCCAGGGCTACCGGCGGCTGGTGCTGGGCGCCTGGGGCTGCGGGGTCTTCCAGAACGACCCCGCGCAGGTGGCGGGGGCGTTCCGGACACTGCTCGGGCCCGGCGGACGGTTCGCGGGGGCCTTCGACCACGTGGTCTTCGGGGTGCTGGACCGGACGCGGGGGGCGGTGGTGCGGGAGGCGTTCGCACGGGCGTTTCCGGCGGACCGCCTGTTCCAGCCGGGGTGACCGTCAGGTCCAGCCGTACCGCTCGTGCAGTCGCTGCCTGACCAGGTTGAACCGTCCCCGGTCCAGTGCGCACGCCTCGCGGCGCATGCCGGCCTCGTGCAGGCGCAGGATGCGGTCGACGTCCACCCAGGAGTCCCGGCCGGTCCGGTCCCAGGGCCCGCTGCCGATCGGCACCCACTCCCGGTCCCCGTCGTGCCGCTTGCTCGACAGCTGTACGGCGAGGAAGGTGCCGGCCGCCTCGCGGGCGACCACGAGCACGGGCCGGTCCTTGCCGCGCCCGTCGTTCTCCTCGAACGGCACCCACGTCCACACGATCTCCCCTGGGTCGGGGTCGCCGTCGTGCGCGGGGGAGTACTCGGTGCGCACCCTGCCGACCTCGCGCGGGTCGGCCTCGGTGGTGGCGGTGGCGCCGAAGCGGCCGGGGACGTTCTCATCGGTGTCATGGGTAGACGCAGTCACGAGGGCACCTTACGGCGTGGCCGAACCGGGCGAGCGGTACGGTCGGTTGGATGAACGCGACGTCCGCCGCGACCGCGAGCGCGGTCACCTTCGTGTGGCTCGGGATGGTGCTGGCGATCTCCTTCCTGGAGGCGCCGCTGAAGTTCCGCGCACCCGGCGTGACCATCCCCCTCGGGCTCGGCATCGGCCGACTGGTCTTCCGTGCCCTGAACCTGGTCGAGTGCGCCCTGGCCGCGGTGGTGGTCGTGACGGTCGCCGTCGGCGACCCGCCGGCCCGTGTCCTCGTGTGGACCGGGGCCCTGCTGGTGCTGCTCGTCGCCCAGCTCGCCGTGATCCGGCCCCGTCTGAACCGCCGTTCGGACCGTGTCCTGGCGGGCGAGGACCTGCCCCGCTCGCGCGGCCATCTCCTCTACGTCGCCTTCGAGGCCGCGAAGGTCGTCGCCCTGCTCGGCCTCGGCGTCACGCTGTCGACGCTGTGAGCACAGGCCGTTCGGGGCCCTTTTCCTCAAGAGCCCCGAACAGCCCGCTCCTCAGTCCTGGACGGGAACCTTCTGGACAGGCGGCGTGGCGGCGACCCCGTTCAGCGAAGTGCCGTTGACGCTCTGTCCGTTCTGGTTCATCGACGCCAGCAGCTGACGGGCGAGCCCCAGCCCCGTGCCGCCCATGGTGAGCGCCTTGGCGAACATGTCCGCCATGCCGTCGGCGCCGTTGAGGATCACCATGTTGTCGGCGTTGCCGAACGCGGACGCGCCGGCCCTGACGATCTCCGGCCAGTTCTCGGCGAGTTGCTGGGCGACGACCGCCTCCTGGTTCTCGGCGAGTGCGGCGGCGCGGGCCTTGATGGCCTCCGCCTCCGCGAGACCCTTCGCCCTGGCCGCCTCGGCCTCCGCGAGACCCTTCGCCTGCGCCGACGCGGCCTCGGCCTCACCGGTGGCCCGGGTCGACGCCGCCATGGCCGTACCGCGGGCCTTGGTCGCCTCGGCCTCGGCCATCGCGGCCGTCTTGACCCGGGTGGCCTCGGCCGCCGCAGCGAGCTCGGTCTCCTTCGCCTTGGCCTCGGCCCCGGAGATCCGCGCGTCGCGCTCGGCCTCGGCGAGCGTGCGCTTCTCGTAGGCCTTGGCGTCCGCCGGCTTGCGGACGTCCGCCTGGAGCTGCTGCTCCCGCCGGTTCGCCTCCAGTTCGGCGATCCGGGTCTCCTGGACGACGACCTCCTGCCGGGCCGCGGCGTCGGCGAGCGGACCGGCCTGGCGTGCCTTGGCGCCCGCCTTGTCCCGCTCGGCCTGGTAGCCGGCCTGCAGGATCTCGCTGTCCCGGGTGGCCTCGGCCATCCGGGCGAACGACTTCTGCTCGGCCTCGGTGGCCAGCCGGTTCGCCTCCGCCTGTGCGATCCGCGCGTCCCGCTGGACGGCGGCCGCGTGCGGCATCGCCAGATTCTGGATGTACCCGGTCGGGTCCTCGATCTCGTGGATCTGCAGGGAGTCGACGATGAGTCCCAGCTTCTCCATCTCCGTGCCGCAGGCGGCCCGGGTCTGCCCGGTGAGCTTCTCCCGGTCGCGGATCATGTCCTCGACGGTCAACCCGCCGACGATGGACCTGAGATGACCGGCGAACACGTTGTGCACCCGCTCCGACATCAGCTTCTGCTGGTCGAGGAAGCGGCGCCCCGCGTTGGCGATCGACACGAAGTCGTCGCCCACCTTGAAGATGACCACGCCCCGCACCTTGAGCGGGATGCCCTGGTGGGTCACGCAGTCCACATGCAGTTCGGTCTCGTTCAGATCGAGCGAGAGCTTGCGCACCGCCTGCACACCGGGCAGCACGAGAGTGCCGCGCCCGGTGACGATGCGGAATCCCATGCCCGCTTCGAGCCCCTCGGTCTTGTGGTTCGAGCCCGAGATGATCAGTGCCTCGTTGGGTTCCGCGACACGCCACATCAGCTTGAACAGACCGATCAGAACGGCGATGGCAGCGACTGCCACCCCCGCAACGACGCCGACAACCATCGGCATACGCCCCCTTTGGATGGTGCCCTTTCGGCACCGAACGAAGGGAGTGTGCGCCTGTTCGAGGCCCGGGTGAAGACGCTGACGAATCCTTGTCGAAACCTTGATACAAACGCCTCTCACCTGCGCGTTGGCAGGCTCAACTGTCGTAGGCGGCCTGTACGTAGACCGTTCTCGGCGGCAGGTACTCCACGACCATCACCACGGTGCCCCGCTCCATCCGGTCCGAGCCGGAGGCGGGGTAGGCGAGGAAGTGCTCGGCGCCGCCCCGCACCCGGACGATCACCTCGCCGACGAGCCCCGGCCCGATCGTCCCCGTGACCCGTCCCATGAGCCCGACCATCGACGCATCGTCCATGGTCACAGGGTACGGGCGGAACGCCGTCAGGCGGCGCGGGAATCCACGGCCGCCTCCCGGGGCGGCCACGCCTCGTGCCAGCGCAGCTCCGCCTCCAACTGCGCGGCCAGTGACAGGAGAAGCGGTTCACTGTTCGCGGGACCGAGCAGCTGGGCCCCCACGGGCAGGCCCTCGCCGACGAACCCGGCGGGCACGTTCACCCCGGGCCACCCCAGCACGTTCCACGGCCAGGCGTACGGACAGGCCGCGATCATCGCGCGGTCGGTGGCCAGCCCGCCCAGCCGGAGCATCGCCCCGATGCGCGGTGGGGGAGCGGCCGTCGTCGGGGCGAGGACGACGTCGTACGACGTGAAGAACCCGCCGATACGGCGGTGCAGGACCGCCTCCGCGCCCCGCGCCGCCCTGAGCGGGACTCCTCCGAGCAGTCCGCCGAGCCTGGCCGCGTCCCGGGTGCGGCGGTCGAGGAGCGCGGGGAAGGGCGCCTCACGGACCCGCTCGGCGATACCGGCCGTGGCGCGCGGGATGAAGGTGAGGCCGATCTGCCCGTACGGCGGATCCGCCTCCTCGACGGTGTGCCCCAAGGCGCTCAGTTTCTCGGCGAGTTCGACGACCTGCGCCCGTACGTCCGACTGGAGCCTTGCGGGCAGCGCGGTGAACGGCGGTTTCAGGGCGAGCGCGATGCGCAGCCGGCCGGGATCGCGGCCGACCGCTGCCGAGGCGTCCACGCCGGGCGGGCGGTGCGGGTCCAGGTCGTGGTTGCCGCTCGCCGCGTCGAGCAGCAGGGCCGCGTCGGCGACCGTGCGGGCGAGCGTGCCGTTGACGGTGATGCCCTGGAAGGACTCGCCGCGCGGCCAGGTGGAGATGCGGCCGCGCTGCGGCTTGATGCCGACGAGGTGCGTCCAGGAGGCGGGGATGCGCACCGAACCGGCGCCGTCCGAGCCGAGGGCCGCGGGCACCAGACCGGCGGCGACGGCCGCGGCGGACCCGCCCGACGAGCCGCCCGGGGTGTGCTCCGGGCTCCATGGATTGCGGGTCGCGCCGAAGGCCGGCCCCTCGGTGAACGGCCACTGGCCGAACTCGCAGGTGTTCGTCTTGCCGACGATCACGGCCCCGGCCGCGCGCAGCCGTCGTACCGCCTCACCGTCCCGGGCGACCGCCGGGAACTCGCCCTGGCAGCCGAACGCGGTGGGTTCACCGGCCACGTCCATGTCGTCCTTGACGGCGATCGGCACTCCGAGCAGCGGTTTGCGTACGCCGGCGGCGAGTTGTGCGTCCGCGGCCTCGGCCTCGGCGAGGGCGGCATCGGTCCGCACGATCCGGAAGGCGTTGAGGGAGCCCTGGGAGGCCTCGATCCTCGCCAGGGTCTGCTCGACGAGGGCCCGCGAGGTGAGGGTGCCGTCGGCCAGGGCGCGGGCGGTCTCCGCCAGGCCTGCGGAACGTTCGTGCGTCATGCGGGACACCTCCGGGACGACGTTGCCTACCGAACAGTAACCTCGGAAAGCGCTTCGCCGGAACGTCCATGGCGGGGGCGGGCGTTCGACGGACGGCACAGCAGGCCCACAGGGCTCACGCGTTCCTGCGCAAAGCATTGACTCGTGTATGCCTCAGCCCTACCTTCTGATCGACTTTCCGAACTTCGTTCGGGATATCGGACGTTTGGACAGTGCCGTCGCGTCTTGTTTCTTGTTCGAGGGAGAGCCGCCCCGTGACCACCCGACCCCCCACGCCGTCCCGTCGCACCCTGCTGCGCGCGATGGCGGCCCTGCCCGCCTCCGCCGTCCTGCTGGGCGAACTGCCCGGCGCGGCCCACGCGGCCGCCCCGCCGAGCGGTTCGGCCACGCGCTACACGATCGTGCCGTTCCTCAACAGCAACGACGGCACCGTGAACGTCTACCAGTCCGACGACGCCACGGACTTCCGGCTCCTCAAGTCCTCCGCCTACACCCCGCCCAGCAACAGGATCCGCGACGCAAGCGTCTTCAAGCACACCGACGGCTACTACTACCTGACGTACACGACGCACACCTGGCAGGACGTCAGCACCACGATCGGTTTCGCGCGCAGCTCCGACCGGGCCAACTGGACCTTCCTGTACGACTACACGGTCCCGATCGCCAATCTGTCCCGCGCGTGGGCGCCGGAGTGGTTCGTCGACAGCGACGGCAGTGTCAACGTCATCGTGTCCTGCTCGGTCGTCAGCGACGAGTGGATCTTCACGCCGTACCGGCTGAGGGCCACGAACTCCGCGCTGACGGCCTGGAGTTCACCGGTGGCGCTGTCCGGGATCGGTGCGAACCACATCGACACGTACATCGTGAGGACCGGCTCGACCTACCACGCCTTCACGAAGAACGAGACCACGAAGTACATCGAGTACGCGACCGCGTCGTCCCTGGCCGGGCCCTACACGATCTCCAGGACGGGCGACTGGGCGGGCTGGGGCAGCTATCGCGAAGGCCCGTCCGTGATCCAGCTCGACAACGGTGGCTGGCGGATCTTCTTCGACGGGTACGGCGACGGGACCTACTACTGCAGCGACAGCTACGACGGCTTCGCGACCTGGTCGGCCCCGGTCGCGCTCCCGGTCGTCTCCGGTACCGCCCGCCACTTCACGGTCGTCAAGGAGACGGTGTCCGGCGGTCCCTCGCTCGCGAAGAACGTCACGCGCTCCTTCCGGTCGGCCAACTACTCCACGCGGTACTGGCAGACGCAGTCCTCGCTGCTCAACCTGCCGGTGGTGTCGAGTTCCAGCACGTCCGCGGAGAAGACGGCGTCCACCTTCACGGTGGTGGCGGGCCTCGCCGACTCGAACGGCTACTCCTTCCGTGACTCCTCCGGCAACTACCTTCGCCACTGGGACTTCCGCGCCCGCTTCGACGCCAACGACGGCACGTCGACCTTCGCCAAGGACGCGACCTTCATCGCCCGCACGGGATCGTCCTCGGGCTCGATCCGCTGGGAGTCGTACAACTATCCCGGCTACTACCTGCGCCACTACAACTACCAACTCCGGGTGGAGCGGACGGCCGGCACGGATCTCTTCTGGCAGGACAGCTCCTTCGTGCCGGTGACCGCCTGGGCGTGAGTCCGGCCCGCTGTCGTCACCACGGTCGGGCGAAAGGCTTGACCGTGGTGAGCGGCGTCGTTAACTTGCGTCAGGTCTGCCACTTGGACACCGTTCACCATCTCGAACGGTCATCGACAGGCGCGGCACCCCCGGCACCTCCCGTGGAAACGGCACGTCTCCAGTCCTTCGTGAGTGTGGGAGCGCTCCCACCATCACGGAGCGAACCAGCAGCCAGGAGGAGGAAACATGGCACAGAGTCGGCAGGAACCCCCGAGAGGGGAGCGGAGATCG is a genomic window containing:
- the egtA gene encoding ergothioneine biosynthesis glutamate--cysteine ligase EgtA → MSDSLGDCTKPRTSLPEAELEALVRGICFKTGPPRRLGVEVEWLVHELRSPRLPVTPARLTAAYAALRTVPLKSALTVEPGGQLELSSQPADSLMECIGTVSADLAAVRAALAEHGLGIVGMGHDPWHPPRRYLREPRYDAMETCLDRTGPAGRAMMCTSASVQVCVDAGHEEPGPLGLGRRWWLAHQLGPVLVAAFANSPLADSEPTGWLSTRQLLWTEIGKGRAGGPDLDADPRAAWARHVLDAPVMCIRRDSGPWDVPEGLTFREWARSGAPRPPTREDLDYHVSTLFPPVRPRGHLELRMIDAQSGEDGWIVPLAVTAALFDDPESAETAYRVVKPLTERTLSLPAPHNPLWIDAARHGLKDPELHEAAIACFAAALDALPRLGATREVTDAVETYLHRYVIRGRCPADDLLDRTHGSLGKEIRT
- a CDS encoding TIGR02452 family protein, encoding MSARLRGIAQETERIVAAGRYRAPDGHEVSLAAEIEAARAGTRLYGPGPVDVPAFTRVDTLFEVTGESSLEAARRLGGRVAVLNFASARNPGGGYLNGAQAQEEALCRASALYTCQLRAREFYDHHRARRDPFYTDRVIHSPAVPVFRDDRGDLLDSAHLVGFLTSAAPNAGVVRRTAPERVAELPGALATRAERVLSVAVAQGYRRLVLGAWGCGVFQNDPAQVAGAFRTLLGPGGRFAGAFDHVVFGVLDRTRGAVVREAFARAFPADRLFQPG
- a CDS encoding type II toxin-antitoxin system PemK/MazF family toxin; translation: MTASTHDTDENVPGRFGATATTEADPREVGRVRTEYSPAHDGDPDPGEIVWTWVPFEENDGRGKDRPVLVVAREAAGTFLAVQLSSKRHDGDREWVPIGSGPWDRTGRDSWVDVDRILRLHEAGMRREACALDRGRFNLVRQRLHERYGWT
- a CDS encoding flotillin family protein → MPMVVGVVAGVAVAAIAVLIGLFKLMWRVAEPNEALIISGSNHKTEGLEAGMGFRIVTGRGTLVLPGVQAVRKLSLDLNETELHVDCVTHQGIPLKVRGVVIFKVGDDFVSIANAGRRFLDQQKLMSERVHNVFAGHLRSIVGGLTVEDMIRDREKLTGQTRAACGTEMEKLGLIVDSLQIHEIEDPTGYIQNLAMPHAAAVQRDARIAQAEANRLATEAEQKSFARMAEATRDSEILQAGYQAERDKAGAKARQAGPLADAAARQEVVVQETRIAELEANRREQQLQADVRKPADAKAYEKRTLAEAERDARISGAEAKAKETELAAAAEATRVKTAAMAEAEATKARGTAMAASTRATGEAEAASAQAKGLAEAEAARAKGLAEAEAIKARAAALAENQEAVVAQQLAENWPEIVRAGASAFGNADNMVILNGADGMADMFAKALTMGGTGLGLARQLLASMNQNGQSVNGTSLNGVAATPPVQKVPVQD
- a CDS encoding amidase — translated: MTHERSAGLAETARALADGTLTSRALVEQTLARIEASQGSLNAFRIVRTDAALAEAEAADAQLAAGVRKPLLGVPIAVKDDMDVAGEPTAFGCQGEFPAVARDGEAVRRLRAAGAVIVGKTNTCEFGQWPFTEGPAFGATRNPWSPEHTPGGSSGGSAAAVAAGLVPAALGSDGAGSVRIPASWTHLVGIKPQRGRISTWPRGESFQGITVNGTLARTVADAALLLDAASGNHDLDPHRPPGVDASAAVGRDPGRLRIALALKPPFTALPARLQSDVRAQVVELAEKLSALGHTVEEADPPYGQIGLTFIPRATAGIAERVREAPFPALLDRRTRDAARLGGLLGGVPLRAARGAEAVLHRRIGGFFTSYDVVLAPTTAAPPPRIGAMLRLGGLATDRAMIAACPYAWPWNVLGWPGVNVPAGFVGEGLPVGAQLLGPANSEPLLLSLAAQLEAELRWHEAWPPREAAVDSRAA
- a CDS encoding AbfB domain-containing protein, coding for MTTRPPTPSRRTLLRAMAALPASAVLLGELPGAAHAAAPPSGSATRYTIVPFLNSNDGTVNVYQSDDATDFRLLKSSAYTPPSNRIRDASVFKHTDGYYYLTYTTHTWQDVSTTIGFARSSDRANWTFLYDYTVPIANLSRAWAPEWFVDSDGSVNVIVSCSVVSDEWIFTPYRLRATNSALTAWSSPVALSGIGANHIDTYIVRTGSTYHAFTKNETTKYIEYATASSLAGPYTISRTGDWAGWGSYREGPSVIQLDNGGWRIFFDGYGDGTYYCSDSYDGFATWSAPVALPVVSGTARHFTVVKETVSGGPSLAKNVTRSFRSANYSTRYWQTQSSLLNLPVVSSSSTSAEKTASTFTVVAGLADSNGYSFRDSSGNYLRHWDFRARFDANDGTSTFAKDATFIARTGSSSGSIRWESYNYPGYYLRHYNYQLRVERTAGTDLFWQDSSFVPVTAWA